The following coding sequences lie in one Acidiferrobacteraceae bacterium genomic window:
- a CDS encoding AIR synthase-related protein, which translates to DPRQIARVMPANTRAVIDAHSWKRPAIFDWLQERGNIEDAEMFRTFNCGIGMVIAVPATLADQACDVLRDNGEDARVIGTVESQSGPSDVDIRI; encoded by the coding sequence TGACCCGCGGCAGATTGCCCGGGTCATGCCGGCGAATACCCGTGCGGTGATTGATGCACACAGCTGGAAGCGGCCGGCAATTTTCGACTGGCTCCAGGAGCGGGGAAACATCGAGGACGCCGAGATGTTCCGCACCTTCAATTGCGGAATCGGCATGGTAATCGCGGTGCCCGCTACCTTGGCCGATCAGGCTTGTGACGTCCTGCGCGATAACGGCGAGGACGCGCGGGTCATCGGAACTGTGGAGTCGCAGTCTGGACCTTCGGACGTCGATATCCGC